A single genomic interval of Oryza sativa Japonica Group chromosome 7, ASM3414082v1 harbors:
- the LOC4343779 gene encoding uncharacterized protein isoform X1 codes for MEKSIMVSGDEHKAKFLSYLITVFMVAMAVFFSSRMAGWAVCPGAGGITGGCVSGGEDVAKTCLAFALLTVAAQAHLASVLLMDEKKKRNPPAASWVAWLLAVSTCASVSGMFLAYISYGGFVAATSLEWPVAGVASAVNLAVAACTVLRYVRVNGDMDG; via the exons ATGGAGAAGAGTATCATGGTGAGCGGTGACGAACACAAG gcCAAGTTTCTGTCCTACCTGATCACCGTGTTCATGGTGGCCATGGCCGTCTTCTTCTCGTCCAGGATGGCTGGCTGGGCCGTctgccccggcgccggcggcatcaCCGGAGGATGCGTctccggcggcgaggacgtcgCCAAGACCTGCCTCGCCTTCGCGCTGCTCACGGTGGCGGCGCAGGCTCACCTCGCGAGCGTGCTGCTGATGgatgagaagaagaagaggaatccgccggcggcgagctgggTCGCGTGGCTGCTCGCCGTCAGTACCTGTGCGTCCGTCTCCGGCATGTTCCTCGCCTACATCAGCTACGGCGGCTTCGTGGCGGCGACCTCGCTGGAGTGGCCGGTGgccggcgtcgcctccgccgtcaacctcgccgtcgccgcgtgcACCGTCCTG CGTTACGTGCGTGTGAACGGGGATATGGACGGTTAG
- the LOC4343779 gene encoding uncharacterized protein isoform X2, which translates to MEKSIMAKFLSYLITVFMVAMAVFFSSRMAGWAVCPGAGGITGGCVSGGEDVAKTCLAFALLTVAAQAHLASVLLMDEKKKRNPPAASWVAWLLAVSTCASVSGMFLAYISYGGFVAATSLEWPVAGVASAVNLAVAACTVLRYVRVNGDMDG; encoded by the exons ATGGAGAAGAGTATCATG gcCAAGTTTCTGTCCTACCTGATCACCGTGTTCATGGTGGCCATGGCCGTCTTCTTCTCGTCCAGGATGGCTGGCTGGGCCGTctgccccggcgccggcggcatcaCCGGAGGATGCGTctccggcggcgaggacgtcgCCAAGACCTGCCTCGCCTTCGCGCTGCTCACGGTGGCGGCGCAGGCTCACCTCGCGAGCGTGCTGCTGATGgatgagaagaagaagaggaatccgccggcggcgagctgggTCGCGTGGCTGCTCGCCGTCAGTACCTGTGCGTCCGTCTCCGGCATGTTCCTCGCCTACATCAGCTACGGCGGCTTCGTGGCGGCGACCTCGCTGGAGTGGCCGGTGgccggcgtcgcctccgccgtcaacctcgccgtcgccgcgtgcACCGTCCTG CGTTACGTGCGTGTGAACGGGGATATGGACGGTTAG